From the Candidatus Hydrogenedentota bacterium genome, one window contains:
- a CDS encoding replication-associated recombination protein A, producing the protein MSRELFEDNQNPQASSRQTPPLARRVAPACLEEIIGQDHIIGEGKLLRRAIEADRITSLILYGPPGCGKTALARVIARKTQAGFEAINAVLSGITAIRSVIKNAEDRWAAYQKKTIVFVDEIHRFNRAQQDGLLPHVENGKIIMIGATTENPHFAVVAPLLSRSQLFQLKPLGEEQLRQLLYRFLTHPKRGFSDLTLTLDEEAANHIARYAEGDARRAINALEIALLTTPAQEGNIHVSAEIAAESIQQKLLHYDGSGDAHFDAASAFIKSMRGSNPDAALYWMARMIEAGEPPQFIARRICIAAAEEVGNADPMALVVANAAFQAAQLVGFPEARIILAQAAVHVACAPKSNASYKAIDKAIQDVRQQTSVAVPDHLKDRSYPGAKAPEQGEPYRYAHDYEEGYVTQDYGVTRGHYYSPTERGAEKEIKTRLDALNKRDESEAKSSEDQAPSV; encoded by the coding sequence ATGAGTCGGGAACTTTTCGAAGACAATCAAAACCCGCAAGCATCATCCCGACAAACGCCGCCCCTTGCACGCAGAGTAGCACCCGCCTGTCTGGAAGAAATCATCGGGCAGGATCATATCATTGGCGAGGGCAAATTGCTGCGCCGTGCTATTGAAGCAGACCGAATCACTTCCCTCATTTTATACGGGCCGCCCGGATGCGGAAAAACGGCTTTGGCACGGGTCATTGCCAGAAAAACGCAGGCGGGCTTCGAGGCGATCAATGCGGTACTCTCCGGAATCACCGCCATACGCAGCGTTATTAAAAATGCCGAGGATCGATGGGCCGCCTATCAAAAAAAGACCATTGTCTTCGTAGATGAAATTCATCGCTTCAACCGTGCCCAGCAGGACGGGCTGCTCCCCCATGTTGAGAACGGAAAGATTATCATGATTGGCGCAACCACAGAAAACCCTCATTTTGCCGTGGTCGCCCCGCTCTTATCCCGCTCTCAACTCTTTCAGCTCAAGCCTTTGGGCGAAGAGCAGTTGCGCCAATTGCTATACCGCTTCCTCACCCATCCCAAGCGGGGCTTTTCCGATCTGACGCTGACCCTGGATGAAGAGGCGGCAAATCACATCGCCCGTTACGCCGAAGGTGATGCGCGCCGCGCCATTAACGCCTTGGAAATTGCGCTGCTCACCACCCCCGCGCAGGAAGGGAACATTCATGTCAGCGCAGAAATCGCCGCAGAATCTATCCAACAGAAATTGCTTCATTATGATGGTTCAGGAGATGCCCATTTTGATGCGGCCTCCGCCTTCATAAAAAGCATGAGAGGCAGCAACCCGGACGCTGCGCTCTATTGGATGGCACGCATGATCGAAGCAGGCGAACCGCCCCAATTTATTGCAAGGCGCATTTGTATTGCCGCAGCCGAAGAAGTGGGAAATGCTGATCCCATGGCGCTCGTCGTTGCCAATGCCGCCTTCCAAGCCGCCCAGTTGGTCGGATTTCCTGAAGCAAGGATCATCCTTGCACAAGCGGCAGTTCATGTAGCCTGTGCCCCCAAAAGCAACGCGTCTTATAAAGCCATCGACAAGGCGATACAAGATGTGCGCCAACAGACAAGTGTAGCAGTACCCGACCATCTCAAGGATCGTTCCTATCCTGGAGCAAAAGCACCCGAACAAGGCGAGCCCTACCGATACGCCCATGACTATGAAGAGGGTTATGTGACGCAGGATTATGGCGTAACACGAGGCCACTATTACAGTCCTACAGAGCGAGGCGCTGAAAAGGAAATCAAAACGCGTCTCGACGCCCTAAACAAACGAGATGAGAGCGAAGCGAAATCCTCTGAAGATCAAGCACCGTCAGTGTGA
- a CDS encoding sodium/solute symporter (Members of the Solute:Sodium Symporter (SSS), TC 2.A.21 as described in tcdb.org, catalyze solute:Na+ symport. Known solutes for members of the family include sugars, amino acids, nucleosides, inositols, vitamins, urea or anions, depending on the system.), which yields MNPQFSVFDWTIVAGYMAAVLVIGAWISGRQTDSRYFFLGGRSVPAWAVACSAIATAISAATFIGVPQIAFEGDLSYLITYVGSVIAAFIIAFLFVPPLYNAGTITIYGYLGQRFGTGAKSAAGLMFLFGRLLSSGARLFMAAIGFSMMLSGNVTRNELIFAVIILGVVGTVYTFFGGIRAVIWTDVLQLIVFTAAGLFTLIFLYQLIPASGSDIWAALQNSEGTDKLRIVNSSFTLENPFTLWSGLFAMTIVAVSTHGVDQDMLQRVMTAKSPWHGGLALINSMIFTIPIVLLFLVIGLLLYVFYQRPDLMGAAAPQDIIEDTRRVFPQFVLHHLPTGMRGLTMAGLFAAAMSTFDSAITAMASCLVADIYAPFFCKQNPDSPLEKTEALPDLKASRLAVGIMGVCLTFFAIGAIYMQEKGGQTLIDFALGVMAFALAPLLGVFCVALFTKRGNTKSVYAALVVGIVAVLLLQPYMLPKMMGFKIAWTWLWVIVSPLCAFICFIGAPLNRQKGDSL from the coding sequence TTGAATCCACAATTTAGCGTCTTTGACTGGACTATTGTTGCAGGCTACATGGCGGCTGTGCTGGTCATAGGGGCGTGGATATCCGGGCGGCAGACCGACTCGCGCTACTTTTTCTTAGGCGGGCGCAGTGTCCCCGCTTGGGCTGTGGCATGCTCTGCCATAGCCACCGCCATCAGTGCAGCCACCTTTATCGGCGTCCCTCAAATCGCCTTCGAAGGAGACCTGAGCTATTTGATCACCTATGTGGGCAGTGTGATCGCCGCCTTCATCATCGCCTTCCTCTTTGTACCGCCTCTTTATAACGCAGGCACTATAACCATCTACGGTTATTTGGGGCAGCGCTTTGGCACTGGCGCCAAATCGGCGGCAGGACTCATGTTTCTTTTTGGCCGGCTCCTCTCTTCCGGCGCGCGCTTGTTCATGGCTGCCATCGGTTTTTCCATGATGCTTTCGGGAAACGTAACCCGCAACGAACTTATATTTGCGGTCATTATTCTTGGAGTAGTAGGTACAGTCTACACTTTTTTCGGAGGCATACGCGCCGTTATTTGGACTGACGTGCTGCAACTTATCGTCTTTACAGCAGCAGGTCTTTTCACCCTCATCTTTCTCTATCAGCTCATCCCTGCTTCCGGTTCTGACATCTGGGCAGCCTTACAAAATAGTGAGGGAACAGACAAACTGCGCATCGTCAACAGCAGCTTTACCTTAGAAAACCCCTTTACCCTCTGGTCCGGTCTTTTCGCCATGACTATTGTCGCCGTATCCACCCATGGCGTGGATCAAGACATGCTGCAGCGCGTTATGACCGCCAAATCGCCGTGGCACGGCGGGTTGGCATTGATCAATTCCATGATTTTTACCATCCCCATCGTCCTTCTCTTTTTGGTGATCGGTCTGCTCCTATATGTGTTCTATCAACGCCCCGATTTGATGGGAGCCGCAGCCCCGCAGGATATTATTGAAGACACCCGCAGGGTCTTCCCCCAATTTGTCCTGCACCATCTTCCCACCGGAATGCGCGGCTTAACCATGGCTGGATTATTTGCCGCTGCCATGAGCACTTTCGACTCCGCTATCACCGCCATGGCGAGCTGTCTCGTTGCAGATATTTACGCCCCATTCTTTTGCAAACAAAATCCCGATTCCCCTTTAGAAAAAACAGAAGCCTTACCTGACTTAAAAGCGTCGCGCCTCGCTGTCGGGATCATGGGTGTTTGTCTGACCTTCTTCGCCATTGGCGCTATCTACATGCAAGAGAAAGGCGGTCAGACCTTAATTGATTTCGCCTTGGGCGTCATGGCTTTTGCATTGGCGCCTTTACTCGGCGTCTTTTGCGTCGCCCTCTTCACCAAACGAGGAAACACGAAAAGCGTCTATGCCGCCCTTGTTGTAGGTATTGTGGCAGTCTTACTGCTCCAACCCTATATGCTTCCCAAAATGATGGGATTTAAAATTGCGTGGACCTGGCTATGGGTCATCGTGAGCCCCTTATGCGCATTCATTTGTTTCATCGGCGCTCCCCTGAATAGGCAAAAAGGAGACAGCTTATGA